NNNNNNNNNNNNNNNNNNNNNNNNNNNNNNNNNNNNNNNNNNNNNNNNNNNNNNNNNNNNNNNNNNNNNNNNNNNNNNNNNNNNNNNNNNNNNNNNNNNNNNNNNNNNNNNNNNNNNNNNNNNNNNNNNNNNNNNNNNNNNNNNNNNNNNNNNNNNNNNNNNNNNNNNNNNNNNNNNNNNNNNNNNNNNNNNNNNNNNNNNNNNNNNNNNNNNNNNNNNNNNNNNNNNNNNNNNNNNNNNNNNNNNNNNNNNNNNNNNNNNNNNNNNNNNNNNNNNNNNNNNNNNNNNNNNNNNNNNNNNNNNNNNNNNNNNNNNNNNNNNNNNNNNNNNNNNNNNNNNNNNNNNNNNNNNNNNNNNNNNNNNNNNNNNNNNNNNNNNNNNNNNNNNNNNNNNNNNNNNNNNNNNNNNNNNNNNNNNNNNNNNNNNNNNNNNNNNNNATTCTACTTAAACTAAatacttttctttgctttgtaggTGTCCAAATAAAAGTAGGAAACTATGTCTACACATCTCAAGAAGCTAGCCAAGCTAAGAAAGAGCAAAGGAGACCAAGGAAGAGGACTTTAGAAGGCCTACGGATTGAAGGCAACAACTTCCCCAAATGGAAACATGAAGAAGGTGCCTACCGCCCAACCAACACCCTTATGTGCTTAGCCATTCACGCTTGCCTCCTTCTTCATTGTCGCACATGTTAAACATTTTTCATATGAAGCATGTGGCCAGTTGGACAGCTTCCTCCACAAGTTTCCTTTAGCTTTCCATCACGTTTTCAATAAGCAAATATGTTAGCTTCCCTTGCATGGATCTTGAAGCCTTctccatctataaaagagaagctTCATCTCTTGTAAATCAACTTGAATGATAGTAATGAGATGCTGCTGAATTTCAGCCGTTCTTCAAGTTCAAACTGTGCTAGCTTTAGCTTTGcatcctctagcttctttccTCTATGGAAAGCCTTCTGAGCTAGAATTCCTCACTGCATCATCTCCAAACACGTTCacaccttttatcaaacaccttgctCGCACTCTATCCGCTACATTCAATCTCCATTCCGCTGCCAACTCTGGTCCGAGGACCCACTCCTTCTTGAAGATTGGAGTCGCTTCTATCATTTGGTAGTCAGAGCCACCACGTCCACGCAGTTCTGCATGAGCTAAGTCACTCTTTCAATTCGTTTTCACTTCTCCGTGTTGTTCTGTTCTTGAATGTCActgtttcattcatttttttttctgattcgTGTCTGTTTGGGTGAATTTGATTTGTTCACTGTTCCTTAGGTGTttgttaatcattttaattggtgcaaattgtttgtttgagttCAATTCATCTTCATTCATCATTTCAAGTTTTTTTCACGGTCATATGCAACCCTCTGTTGCAGTTTTGATCTGTCTCAagtgttaattttgttcaacatccaattttttttttctttcgtttaAGCAAGTTCAGTGTAGTGATAGCTCCTCTTTGATCATATAAAGCAATAAGACCCATTGTCTAGCTTTGATCATGGAGCTAAAGCATTGAAAACACGTTCGCTTGTTTTTTTTCAACTCTGCATCCAACGTGTTTTCCTGGTTTGATATGATGCACATTGTTTCAGCCAGTGTTTTGTGTTTATGAACCTTGCTGCAAGTTTGTTTGAGGTTTTTAAACATGATTCAAGTTATTACAATTCAGATTACACACTGATTTGTGAAAATCATACTTGAGTTGCTCTTAAAATCTGTAAAACAGTGTTGTTTCAATATTCTTGTGAGCTATGCACCGTGCTATAATCATTGACATGTCTTAGGTCACTTAGTAATCTGCTAGTTCATAATCTGGAACTAAATCTAGTTGATTAGGATATTTCTTTACATTTGATTGAACCAGCCAACATTGAATCTGTCATATTTCTCATTTCTGCAACAATTTTAGTGAAATTTCTGCATTTCTGGGAATTGCCACTACCAATTGTTGATTCTATGTGATACTGTACTGTTTGACGGTTTGTGCATATACAATTGGATAATTCAAACTTGTTTCCACTGTTGTTTAGTCCATTTTTCATCACATCtgcaaaaataacaatttcagctccaattttttcttgaaaatcacAACTAGACCAATCATTTGGAGATTCTGAGTATATTAGTGCTGTTTGATTGATTGTGCACTTCTATTTGGTGAATTGCAATGTGTTTCCACTGTTCATATGGTAATTTTTGAGCCTAAATGGAAACACACCTACTAAACCACCAATTTTGGATGCCTTTTAGGAAGTGCACCAGTGATATTTTGATCTGAACATTATATTGGTTGTTTGGTGAGTTGCACACGTTCCATATGATTATGTAAACCTGTTTGAAGTGTCCTTTAAGTTGTGAATACACTGCACTCAGTTTTAGCTACTGCAGTTCCATTTCAGTCCTGTTTTTGTGAAACTTTTAAGTGGAATTTTTGCATAATTGATTACAGCAACTATTATTGGCAGTCTTTGACCATTTCAACACTTCTGTAACATTTGAACAagtgtttttatcattttcaaagtGGTActtactgttcatttggtcaatttCTCACCAAAAGTGCAAAATCAGTTTTCAGCCATTGACATTGCTAGAATTTAGCAAGTATACTAGTGAATTTTTGTTGTGGTTCGTTCCTTTGCTGTTTGAGTGTTTGTACACCTTCAAATTGATGACATAAACCTTTTTGCACCATCAATTAGTCTTTCCAAACACTGCCACTCATTTTTGCTTTGGTAATGGAGATAAGCAAATGAAGAGAATGGGAGTTCATACACGAGGCCATAACCAAAAGCAAGTATAATACGCCGTTCATGATTCAGTCATTCACAATACAACATGCATTACAAGTGACTATATGAGCGAGAGAGGGAGTTACTTACCTCTCGGGCTTCTGCTGTTGCTTAGCCTCTCGAGTTGCAGCAATTCCAGCGGTGAAGTTGATGCCGGCTAGTGAACCTCTGGAAAACCTCACCCTAACCCGTGATGGGAACCAagttttttgtctttttgttgATAGCCTCCTTTCTCCAAGAATGTCTCTACCTATCCAGCACAATGGATGATGATGCTTCTCAGGAACCAAAAATCCTCCTCCTTCTTCGTGCATTTTGTCCTTTTTATATCCCCTTCACTCTCTGCCCAGAGACCGGATAAATGGCTTCCAATCCAGACCCCCCAACAGCTTTGCCAATTCTCCTATGCCAATCCACACCGCGTCTCGTGCCTGCCAAAAATCGTTTTTTTCTTGTCGTCTTGTACACGTCCCTCCGCTAAAagcatttcttttttctctttttttttcaaaaagaatatagaaaataaaataaaatataataataataataaagctaaatcaaatatcaaagtaaactaaaaataaaaaataataaaataaaataaaaaaataaaataaaataaaataagacacaAACAAAGACTAAGTCCTATGATTCAGTCacccagacgaaattgggtgttgacagccaccaacaccaccaccaacagcaccaccaccactaacaccaccaccaccaccaccacgacAACTACAACCACCACCACATCCACCACAGCCATCACCACCATCACCGGCAACGCCGTCGCCGCCATCATCACCACCCCCCAGCACCACTATCACCACCACAACCCCCACCGCTGCCACcgcaaccaccaccaccaccaccactaccaccgcCATCACCACCAGCACCACCACcataaccaccaccaccacaactaACACCCCCATCACCACCTCCGCCACCccccccaccaccaccacaaccacagCCATAACCACCGTCaccaccaccgccgccgccaccaccgCTGCCGCCACcagcaccaccaccactacaaccacaaccacaaccatcaccgccaccaccacaaacaatgccaccaccaccaccacatcCTCAACCACAATGACCACCAACgacaccaccgccaccaccacaaccaccaccgccaccgccgCCGCCCCCTctaccacaaccaccaccactaccaccacaaCACTACCACCGCCGCCACACCACCACCAACCTCCACCACCACTAACAGCACCATGACTACCACCCCCACCATCACCACAAACACCACTACAACCACAACCACAATCGTcgccaccacaaccaccactgCAGCCGCcgccaccatcaccaccacaaccaccactacAATcgccaccacaaccaccaccgccaccaaaCCCACCACCACAttcccaccaccaccactaagaccacaaccaccaccacccacatcaccaccgccaccgccactGCCGCCACCGCCACTGCTGCCGCCACCatcactaccaccaccaccaacaccaccGCCACGACTACCACGataaccaccaccaccaccagtgCCCCCACCATCAacgccaccgccaccaccaccgcaaccactaccaccaccataATGGCCACTACCACCGAAACCCCCACCACCACTACCGTCACCGCCACCACAACCACCGTTgctgccaccaccaccacaaccactcTCGCCGCTGTCGCTACCACCAGCACCACCCCCACCACCAATAAGACCACCACGACCATCAGCACCACCACCGCCATCAttaccacaaccaccaccaccaccaccaccgtcgcCGCCGCTACCACTAGTACCACGACCACCACTAACCACACAACGACATCCACGACCACCACCACccctaccaccaccaccaccaccactaacacCATAACCACCACAACCACTACCGCCGCCGCCGCTGCCGCTACCACCACCACAACTACTAGCACAACCAATGTCGCCGCCACCGCCGCCGGCACTGCTACTGCCACCACCACGACCAGGACCACCACTacaatcaccaccaccaccaccatcaccgcCGCCGCCGAACCCACCattaccaccaccaccaccaccaccaccaccacaaccccAACCACCACCATAACCACCCCTAGCACCACCATCTCTACCACCGcgaccatcaccaccaccatcaccgccgccgccaccactGATACCACCACCACGTCCAAAAACTCCAAAACTACCACCACCATCACTGTCGCCACCATTGTAGCCGCAACCACCACCGCTGCAGCCGCCGTCGCCACCGTCGCCGCCGCCACAATTGCCActaccatcaccaccaccacaccTACCACCACCACAACATCCACCACCACTGacgccgccgccaccaccaacACCAAAACCACTAACacccccaccaccaccaccaccaccacaaccactacCACCATCGTcgccaccacaaccaccaccgccaccaccgccaccaccaccgccaccaccaccgccgccaCAACTACCACCACCATtgccaccaccaccgccacaaAGACCACCACAACTACCACCACAAACCCCACCATCACCGCCACCTCCACCATGACTACCGCCATTGCCACCCTCCCCCCCCCACCACCACAACCATTggcaccaccaccaccaccatgaCAACCACCACCCCTACCACCACCAAGGCCGCCACTACCATCAACGCAACCACCtgcatcaccaccaccaccaccacaaccaccaccaacaCAAACACCACCATCGTTGCCGCTACAGCCGCACCGCCACTACCACGATTACCCCatcaccaccgccaccaccaccacaaccacgaCCAAAACCACACCACAACCTCCAACACCACTTCCACCCCCGCCGCTGCCACCGAAACCACNATCACCCAcacaaccaccaccactaccaccaccaccaattTCGCCGCCACTANGACTGCCACCACCACCagcaccaccgccaccaccaccataacCACTGCTACctccgccaccaccaccatgaCCAACCATAACCATtgtcaccaccaccaccatcattaCCGCCACGCCCCCCCCCCNNNNNNNNNNNNNNNNNNNNNNNNNNNNNNNNNNNNNNNNNNNNNNNNNNNNNNNNNNNNNNNNNNNNNNNNNNNNNNNNNNNNNNNNNNNNNNNNNNNNNNNNNNNNNNNNNNNNNNNNNNNNNNNNNNNNNNNNNNNNNNNNNNNNNNNNNNNNNNNNNNNNNNNNNNNNNNNNNNNNNNNNNNNNNNNNNNNNNNNNNNNNNNNNNNNNNNNNNNNNNNNNNNNNNNNNNNNNNNNNNNNNNNNNNNNNNNNNNNNNNNNNNNNNNNNNNNNNNNNNNNNNNNNNNNNNNNNNNNNNNNNNNNNNNNNNNNNNNNNNNNNNNNNNNNNNNNNNNNNNNNNNNNNNNNNNNNNNNNNNNNNNNNNNNNNNNNNNNNNNNNNNNNNNNNNNNNNNNNNNNNNNNNNNNNNNNNNNNNNNNNNNNNNNNNNNNNNNNNNNNNNNNNNNNNNNNNNNNNNNNNNNNNNNNNNNNNNNNNNNNNNNNNNNNNNNNNNNNNNNNNNNNNNNNNNNNNNNNNNNNNNNNNNNNNNNNNNNNNNNNNNNNNNNNNNNNNNNNNNNNNNNNNNNNNNNNNNNNNNNNNNNNNNNNNNNNNNNNNNNNNNNNNNNNNNNNNNNNNNNNNNNNNNNNNNNNNNNNNNNNNNNNNNNNNNNNNNNNNNNNNNNNNNNNNNNNNNNNNNNNNNNNNNNNNNNNNNNNNNNNNNNNNNNNNNNNNNNNNNNNNNNNNNNNNNNNNNNNNNNNNNNNNNNNNNNNNNNNNNNNNNNNNNNNNNNNNNNNNNNNNNNNNNNNNNNNNNNNNNNNNNNNNNNNNNNNNNNNNNNNNNNNNNNNNNNNNNNNNNNNNNNNNNNNNNNNNNNNNNNNNNNNNNNNNNNNNNNNNNNNNNNNNNNNNNNNNNNNNNNNNNNNNNNNNNNNNNNNNNNNNNNNNNNNNNNNNNNNNNNNNNNNNNNNNNNNNNNNNNNNNNNNNNNNNNNNNNNNNNNNNNNNNNNNNNNNNNNNNNNNNNNNNNNNNNNNNNNNNNNNNNNNNNNNNNNNNNNNNNNNNNNNNNNNNNNNNNNNNNNNNNNNNNNNNNNNNNNNNNNNNNNNNNNNNNNNNNNNNNNNNNNNNNNNNNNNNNNNNNNNNNNNNNNNNNNNNNNNNNNNNNNNNNNNNNNNNNNNNNNNNNNNNNNNNNNNNNNNNNNNNNNNNNNNNNNNNNNNNNNNNNNNNNNNNNNNNNNNNNNNNNNNNNNNNNNNNNNNNNNNNNNNNNNNNNNNNNNNNNNNNNNNNNNNNNNNNNNNNNNNNNNNNNNNNNNNNNNNNNNNNNNNNNNNNNNNNNNNNNNNNNNNNNNNNNNNNNNNNNNNNNNNNNNNNNNNNNNNNNNNNNNNNNNNNNNNNNNNNNNNNNNNNNNNNNNNNNNNNNNNNNNNNNNNNNNNNNNNNNNNNNNNNNNNNNNNNNNNNNNNNNNNNNNNNNNNNNNNNNNNNNNNNNNNNNNNNNNNNNNNNNNNNNNNNNNNNNNNNNNNNNNNNNNNNNNNNNNNNNNNNNNNNNNNNNNNNNNNNNNNNNNNNNNNNNNNNNNNNNNNNNNNNNNNNNNNNNNNNNNNNNNNNNNNNNNNNNNNNNNNNNNNNNNNNNNNNNNNNNNNNNNNNNNNNNNNNNNNNNNNNNNNNNNNNNNNNNNNNNNNNNNNNNNNNNNNNNNNNNNNNNNNNNNNNNNNNNNNNNNNNNNNNNNNNNNNNNNNNNNNNNNNNNNNNNNNNNNNNNNNNNNNNNNNNNNNNNNNNNNNNNNNNNNNNNNNNNNNNNNNNNNNNNNNNNNNNNNNNNNNNNNNNNNNNNNNNNNNNNNNNNNNNNNNNNNNNNNNNNNNNNNNNNNNNNNNNNNNNNNNNNNNNNNNNNNNNNNNNNNNNNNNNNNNNNNNNNNNNNNNNNNNNNNNNNNNNNNNNNNNNNNNNNNNNNNNNNNNNNNNNNNNNNNNNNNNNNNNNNNNNNNNNNNNNNNNNNNNNNNNNNNNNNNNNNNNNNNNNNNNNNNNNNNNNNNNNNNNNNNNNNNNNNNNNNNNNNNNNNNNNNNNNNNNNNNNNNNNNNNNNNNNNNNNNNNNNNNNNNNNNNNNNNNNNNNNNNNNNNNNNNNNNNNNNNNNNNNNNNNNNNNNNNNNNNNNNNNNNNNNNNNNNNNNNNNNNNNNNNNNNNNNNNNNNNNNNNNNNNNNNNNNNNNNNNNNNNNNNNNNNNNNNNNNNNNNNNNNNNNNNNNNNNNNNNNNNNNNNNNNNNNNNNNNNNNNNNNNNNNNNNNNNNNNNNNNNNNNNNNNNNNNNNNNNNNNNNNNNNNNNNNNNNNNNNNNNNNNNNNNNNNNNNNNNNNNNNNNNNNNNNNNNNNNNNNNNNNNNNNNNNNNNNNNNNNNNNNNNNNNNNNNNNNNNNNNNNNNNNNNNNNNNNNNNNNNNNNNNNNNNNNNNNNNNNNNNNNNNNNNNNNNNNNNNNNNNNNNNNNNNNNNNNNNNNNNNNNNNNNNNNNNNNNNNNNNNNNNNNNNNNNNNNNNNNNNNNNNNNNNNNNNNNNNNNNNNNNNNNNNNNNNNNNNNNNNNNNNNNNNNNNNNNNNNNNNNNNNNNNNNNNNNNNNNNNNNNNNNNNNNNNNNNNNNNNNNNNNNNNNNNNNNNNNNNNNNNNNNNNNNNNNNNNNNNNNNNNNNNNNNNNNNNNNNNNNNNNNNNNNNNNNNNNNNNNNNNNNNNNNNNNNNNNNNNNNNNNNNNNNNNNNNNNNNNNNNNNNNNNNNNNNNNNNNNNNNNNNNNNNNNNNNNNNNNNNNNNNNNNNNNNNNNNNNNNNNNNNNNNNNNNNNNNNNNNNNNNNNNNNNNNNNNNNNNNNNNNNNNNNNNNNNNNNNNNNNNNNNNNNNNNNNNNNNNNNNNNNNNNNNNNNNNNNNNNNNNNNNNNNNNNNNNNNNNNNNNNNNNNNNNNNNNNNNNNNNNNNNNNNNNNNNNNNNNNNNNNNNNNNNNNNNNNNNNNNNNNNNNNNNNNNNNNNNNNNNNNNNNNNNNNNNNNNNNNNNNNNNNNNNNNNNNNNNNNNNNNNNNNNNNNNNNNNNNNNNNNNNNNNNNNNNNNNNNNNNNNNNNNNNNNNNNNNNNNNNNNNNNNNNNNNNNNNNNNNNNNNNNNNNNNNNNNNNNNNNNNNNNNNNNNNNNNNNNNNNNNNNNNNNNNNNNNNNNNNNNNNNNNNNNNNNNNNNNNNNNNNNNNNNNNNNNNNNNNNNNNNNNNNNNNNNNNNNNNNNNNNNNNNNNNNNNNNNNNNNNNNNNNNNNNNNNNNNNNNNNNNNNNNNNNNNNNNNNNNNNNNNNNNNNNNNNNNNNNNNNNNNNNNNNNNNNNNNNNNNNNNNNNNNNNNNNNNNNNNNNNNNNNNNNNNNNNNNNNNNNNNNNNNNNNNNNNNNNNNNNNNNNNNNNNNNNNNNNNNNNNNNNNNNNNNNNNNNNNNNNNNNNNNNNNNNNNNNNNNNNNNNNNNNNNNNNNNNNNNNNNNNNNNNNNNNNNNNNNNNNNNN
This genomic window from Vigna radiata var. radiata cultivar VC1973A unplaced genomic scaffold, Vradiata_ver6 scaffold_411, whole genome shotgun sequence contains:
- the LOC106755454 gene encoding glycine-rich cell wall structural protein-like is translated as MVVVVTMVMVGHGGGGGGSSGYGGGGGGAGGGGSXSGGEIGGGGSGGGCVGDXGFGGSGGGGSGVGGGCVDGSGGLGGGRGGGCHGGGGGANGCGGGGGRVAMAVVMVEVAVMVGGFGVGGGGGVSGGGCCGGGRCGGGDGSGNCGGGDGGDGGCSGGGCGYNGGDSDGGGSFGVFGRGGGISGGGGGDGGGDGRGGRDGGARGGYGGGWGCGGGGGGGGGNGGFGGGGDGGGGGDCSGGPGRGGGSSSAGGGGGDIGCASSCGGGSGSGGGGSGCGGYGVSGGGGGGRGGGGRGCRCVVSGGRGTSGSGGDGGGGGGGCGNDGGGGADGRGGLIGGGGGAGGSDSGESGCGGGGSNGGCGGGDGSGGGGFGGSGHYGGGSGCGGGGGGVDGGGTGGGGGYRGSRGGGWWWWECGGGFGGGGGCGGDCSGGCGGDGGGGCSGGCGGDDCGCGCSGVCGDGGGGSHGAVSGGGGWWWCGGGGSVVVVVVVVVVEGAAAVAVVVVVVAVVSLVVIVVEDVVVVVAFGGGAGGGSGGGGGGGGDGGYGCGCGGGGGGGGGGDGGVSCGGGGYGGGAGGDGGGSGGGGGGCGGSGGGCGGDSGAGGW